ACGCCACCGAAGAGCGTCGCGTGCGCCTCGAGCGGCAGCTCGTGGCCGCCGAGGGGCGAGACGCGATCACCAAGGCCGCCGACGCCTACCTGGCGGAGTTCCCGCTTCCCGAGGACGCGGAGGCCCTCACGAAGATCCTCGAGTACCCGGACGCGGACCGCCAGCGGCAGGCGCTCGAGAAGCTCTTGCCGGTCGTGCAGGCCAACAAACCGAAGCGCGCGCGCGCCCTCCTCGGCCGCCTGAAGCTCATCCGCGAGACCAGCGACGACCCCGATGAGAAAGAGCTGGCGCGACAGATCCTCGACCTGCTCGAGTAGCCTGGGGCCTACTCGCGCTGCTCGTTCCGTCGAGCCGACGCCGGCGAGAGCCACGCGCGGTTGACGTAGCAGAAGGCGCCGACCAGGCGGGCCTGCGCGAGGGGAACCCAGAGCGTGATGAAGTGGCGAAGCACCGCGCCGGCCACCGGCACGGGCAAGGCCCGTTGCAGGAGGATCCCGAGCGTGTCGGTGACGAAGGCGACCACCGTGAGCGCGCAGAGGAGGATGAAGGTGACCGCGTAGGCCCCCCCGACGGGCGCCAGGAGCCGAAATCCCCTGCTCGGGTCGAAGAGCGGCAGCACCTCCCGGCGCACGACGGCCGCCACGATTCCTGTCGGCAAATAGGCGAACCCGAGGCCGATCGCCAGGTACGCGCCGACGGTCTGGCGCCGGAGCACCTCCATCGGGTGCAGGTCGTAGCGCTCGAAGAGCACGTCGAGCCCCGTGATGAAGGTGCCGTACGCGGCGAGCGGGAGGAAGAACCAGGCGCCGATCACCGCCCCCTGCAGCAGCGGGTGGATCAGCTCGTCCCAGAGGTCCCGGTAGTCGGACGGGATCGGCAGCCGCATCGCCCCCACGGCGGCCTTGCGCGCCACCAGGTAGAAGTAGGTGGCGAAGGAGATGCGCGCCAGGAGCACGCAGACCCGCGAGAGCTCCCACGGCAGACTACCGAGCCACTCGAGGGTGCTGATGACGAGCGCGAGCACCCCCATCGCCAGCCAGCTGTCCGCGTGGAGGACGTAGCGCGCAAGCTCGGGAAGGTGCCCGAGCATCGCGTCCGGGCGCGAGGGGCGCGCCTCCTCGGGGACCTCCCGCTCCGACGCGGCGGGAGCGGCGACCCAGTCGGAAGACACGCGCTACCGCGCCCCCGGGAGACGCTCCACGTCGGCCAGATTGCGATCGAGGTGCGTTCGAGCCATCGGATCGAGCCGCATCACGAGGGTGTGCGTCGCCGCCAGCTGTTCGAAGAGCGCCGCGACGCGTGTGGCCTCGGCGCGCGGCAGAGAGGCTTCGGCCGCCTTCAGGCGCCGGCGAGCCTCCCCGAGGTGCTGCCCCGCCAGGCCGTAGTTGTTCCCCTGGACCTCGACGAGCGCCCGCAGCAGGGACCCCCGCGCGAGCAGCACCTGCTTCCCTCCGCGCGCCGCGTCCCGCTCCCCTTCGCACCGCGCAACCTCGCGGCGGCCAAGCTCCTCGGCGCTCTGCGCGCGGCTCCGCGCCGTGACGAGCTCACGCGAAAGATCCCCCTTCCCGAGCGTGCCGAGGAGATAGCCCCCCGCGACCCCGACCAGGAGCGCGATCACGATCCCCGCCGCCAGTTTCCACCCGTCGCTCATCCTGGCGCGAACGTACCACACGGCTACGCGGGCCCGCAAAGCGCGACCACGCTGAGCTGCCGCCCCGCGCGCTCGCCGTCTCGCCGATAGGAGAAGAAGAGCTCGGGCAGACAGCGGGTGCAGAGTTCGGCGCGGCCGAGGTGCGCCGGGAGCACCCCGAGGCGAAGGAGCACCTCTTCGGCCCCCACCGCCAGGTCCACGTGCGGTCGCCCCGCTCCCCCGGAACGCACCGCCCGCGGCAGCGCCGCGAAGGCCTCCACCACCTCGGGCCCCACCTCGTAGCAGCACGGCCCGATGCACGGGCCGATCGCCGCCCGAAGACGCTCTGGCCTGGCCCCGTGGCGCACGACCATGCGGTTCGCCGCCGCCTCGATCACTCCCGCCGAGAGGCCGCGCCAGCCGGCGTGCACGGCAGCCACGACCCCCGCCTCGGCGTCGGCGAGCAACACCGGGACGCAGTCCGCCGTGAAGACTCCCACCATCGTGCCCGGGCGCGCGGTCACGAGCGCGTCCGCGGACTCGGCGCGCGTCGCCGCGGGGTCGGCGCCGGCAGGCACCTCCAACACGCGGGTCCCGTGCACCTGCCGCGCGCAGTGGAGCGCCTCGGCGCCAAGCCCCACGCGCGCGGCAAGCCGTTCGGCGTTGGTTCGCCAGGCCGCCTCGGGGTTTCCCGCCGCGAGGCCGAAGCTGAGCGAGTCGCAGGGAGCCGGGCTCACCCCACCCCGCCGCGTGGAGAAGGCGTGCCGCACGCCGGGGACGGTGAGCGCGGGACTCACCAGCACCGTGGCTTGCCCCGCGTTCTCGCGGAGCTCGAAGGCACCGCCGGGCCTCACGGGGGCCCCGACCGCAGCGCCGCGAGCGCCGCGGCGAAGTCCTCGGGGACGGGCGAGACGAAACGAAGGCGCTCACCCGAACGGGGATGGTCGAAGCCGAGGACCTGCGCGTGCAGCGCCTGCCGTCCGAGCGCGCGCCCCACCTCTCGAAGACGTGCGTCGCGTGGCGCGCGCCCGTAGGTCGGATCGCCGAGCAGCGGCGCCAGATGCTCGGCGAAGTGCACGCGCACCTGGTGCGTGCGCCCGGTCTCGAGACGCGCCTCGACGAGGGTCGCCCCGACGAAGCGCTCCACCACCTGAAAGTGCGTGACGGCGCGGCGGCCCGTCGGGACGCGGCTCGTGAAGCGCTTGCGCTCGGTCGGATGTCGGCCGTAGGCGGTCTCGATCCGGCCGCTATCGGCACGCAGCTCGCCCGCCGCGAGCGCCAGGTAGCGCCGCTCCACCGAGTGCGCCTTGAACTGCGCCGCCAAGCCCCCGTGCGCGGCGTCGGTCTTGCTCGCCACGAGCACGCCGCTCGTCAGCTTGTCGAGGCGATGGACGATCCCCGGCCGCAACACTCCGCCCACCTCGGCCAGCTCGCCGCAGTGAGCGAGCAGCGCCGCCACGAGCGTCCCCGACCGATGCCCCGCCGCCGGGTGCACTACCATTCCCGCCGGCTTGTCCACCACCACGACCTGGTCGTCCTCAAAGAGCACGACCAGCGCGATCGCCTCGGGGAGCACGTCAGAGGGAACGGGCGGGGGCGGGGTGTAGACCACGCGATCCCCTGCGCGCAGACGCCGCGCGGGCCTGGCCACCTGCGCGTTCACCAGGCAGCACCCCGCGTCGATGCAACGCTTGAGCTGTGAACGGGTCTGCGGCAGCTCGCGACCGGCCAGGTACTGATCGAGGCGGAGCCCCCCCTCGGCTGCGCCCACCTCGAAGGCGAAGGAGGACCCATCGGACGAGGCCATCACCATCTTCTCCGCTGCGCGGCGCTCGCCTCCGGCGGGAACGGCCCTCTACCAGAGCTTGGACTTCACGTGCCCCTTGGGCTTGATCATCACGTCGATGAGCGCCCGGTCGTAGAGGTTCTGCTTGAAGATCTCGTCGGTGACGCGGCTCTTGAAGAGCTCGCGCCCCTCCGTGATCTCGCTCGCCATGCTGTCGAAGAGGTTGTCGTGCTCGAGACCCGCGACGATCTTGTCCTCGTGGTAGAGGCTCAGGTCCGAGGCGATGGCGCGCGCGAGCTGTCGGGCACGCTCGGGCTTGTCGATGGGTTGCCGCACCGGTCGTTGCTGGGTCATGGCGTCGCGCCTCTTGGCTTAATCCATCAAAATCTATCAACCTTCCGCGCGGCTGTCAAAGGCCGCCGCCCCGTGCTATGAGCATCCCGCCATGGCGAGCCACAAGAGCTACCGCCACCGACCGGGGCGAGCCGCACGCGACGATGGAAGCGGCGACGAGGACCCCGTCGTCTTCTTCGAGGCCGAGCCCCCGGGTCTGGACGACCCCGAGTCGGCCATCGAAGCAGCCGACCCCCCGGCGGGGACGCAGAGCAGCCCGGAACCCGAAGGCGCCCCGCGCGACAGCGGCCCGCGGGCCGTCATCGCCGTCGGCAGCGGCAAGGGCGGCGCGGGGAAGTCCCTGCTCGCGGCGAGCATGGGCGTCTATCTGGCGCAGCTCGGCAAGAAGGTCGTCCTCGTGGACGCGAACCTCGGCTCGGCGAACCTGCACACGATGGTGGGGGTCGAGGAACCGAAGCGCTCGCTGCACCACTTCCTCACCAAGGCGGTCACGCGTCTCGAGGAGGTGGTCGTCCCCACGCCCTTCGAGGGGCTCGGGCTGGTCGCCGGACACGACGACGGCGTGGGCTCGGCCAACCCGCGCCCCACGCAGAAGGTACGACTGCTCTCCCAGCTCCGGGCGCTCGACACCGACTACGTGGTGATCGACCTCCCGCCGGGGAGCGGCTACAACGCGCTCGACATCTTCCTCGCCGCGGACCTGCACGTGGTGGTCACCGTCCCCGAGCCCCCGGCGATCGAGAGCGCGTTCCGCTTCATCAAGAGCGCCTTCGTGCGGCGGGTGAAAGGGATCGCCGGGGTGGAACTCCTCGTCGAGCAGCTCGAGCCGAAGGCCCACTGCGGCATCCCGACCCCGATCCAGCTCCTGCAGGCGGCGCGGCACGAGCGCCCCGACCTCGTGGGCGAGCTCGAGCGGGCGATGGAGGATTTCAAGCCGCGCCTCATCGTCAACAAGACGCGGACCCGCGAGGATCTGGAGCTCGGGCCGGCCCTAGCGAGCGTCGGACGGCGCCACCTGGGCTTGCCGCTCGACTACCTCGGCTACGCCGAGAGCGACGACGTGGCGTGGGCCGCGGTGCGACGCCGGCGCCCCCTCCTCGTCGAGTACCCCGAGGCGAAGGTCTGCAAGGACCTCGAGCGGATGGCCCGTCGGATCGTGGCCCTCGAGAGCAAGGAGCGGCCCGGCTGCGTCGGGCTCCCGACGCCACTCGCGCTGCAGAACCACTACGAGATCCTCGAGACGCATCCGAGCGCGAGCGACGAGGAGATCCGCGTGGCCTTCCGCCGCGAACGCCGGCTCTACGACGCCAACTCGCCGGCGATCTTCGGCATCGCGCCGCACGAGGAGGTCAAGGTGATGCACCGGCGCATCGACGAGGCCTACTCG
This window of the Deltaproteobacteria bacterium genome carries:
- a CDS encoding RluA family pseudouridine synthase, which produces MASSDGSSFAFEVGAAEGGLRLDQYLAGRELPQTRSQLKRCIDAGCCLVNAQVARPARRLRAGDRVVYTPPPPVPSDVLPEAIALVVLFEDDQVVVVDKPAGMVVHPAAGHRSGTLVAALLAHCGELAEVGGVLRPGIVHRLDKLTSGVLVASKTDAAHGGLAAQFKAHSVERRYLALAAGELRADSGRIETAYGRHPTERKRFTSRVPTGRRAVTHFQVVERFVGATLVEARLETGRTHQVRVHFAEHLAPLLGDPTYGRAPRDARLREVGRALGRQALHAQVLGFDHPRSGERLRFVSPVPEDFAAALAALRSGPP
- a CDS encoding helix-turn-helix domain-containing protein; protein product: MASHKSYRHRPGRAARDDGSGDEDPVVFFEAEPPGLDDPESAIEAADPPAGTQSSPEPEGAPRDSGPRAVIAVGSGKGGAGKSLLAASMGVYLAQLGKKVVLVDANLGSANLHTMVGVEEPKRSLHHFLTKAVTRLEEVVVPTPFEGLGLVAGHDDGVGSANPRPTQKVRLLSQLRALDTDYVVIDLPPGSGYNALDIFLAADLHVVVTVPEPPAIESAFRFIKSAFVRRVKGIAGVELLVEQLEPKAHCGIPTPIQLLQAARHERPDLVGELERAMEDFKPRLIVNKTRTREDLELGPALASVGRRHLGLPLDYLGYAESDDVAWAAVRRRRPLLVEYPEAKVCKDLERMARRIVALESKERPGCVGLPTPLALQNHYEILETHPSASDEEIRVAFRRERRLYDANSPAIFGIAPHEEVKVMHRRIDEAYSILVDPEKRHAYNQQLVPGWTPNLTEESVPGISLTLPVPPEVFLERPELTTLVETQPRPQVTADTEFTGALLRQIRESSGLDLEDVADRTKISIGYLRAIEDENFLSAPAPVYLRGFVKAVARSLRLDADHVARTYMARYEAARRQVRPTR
- the pgeF gene encoding peptidoglycan editing factor PgeF; translation: MLVSPALTVPGVRHAFSTRRGGVSPAPCDSLSFGLAAGNPEAAWRTNAERLAARVGLGAEALHCARQVHGTRVLEVPAGADPAATRAESADALVTARPGTMVGVFTADCVPVLLADAEAGVVAAVHAGWRGLSAGVIEAAANRMVVRHGARPERLRAAIGPCIGPCCYEVGPEVVEAFAALPRAVRSGGAGRPHVDLAVGAEEVLLRLGVLPAHLGRAELCTRCLPELFFSYRRDGERAGRQLSVVALCGPA